In one Culex quinquefasciatus strain JHB chromosome 2, VPISU_Cqui_1.0_pri_paternal, whole genome shotgun sequence genomic region, the following are encoded:
- the LOC119767474 gene encoding C-type lectin 37Da-like produces the protein MMQVKPFQLVLIVLSVRFAVANGEKKYHIPVIKANWFKAVEFCHSLGMQLVTIDSREENDALAKFIQSTDKFNELKNEFWIGGSDLSEEGTFSWHGTGKLVTYANWSVNEPNNYHGIEDCMQLVYTPMYGQLWTWNDNICKKGHFYFICESVPKECIEEFK, from the exons ATGATGCAGGTTAAACCATTTCAACTTGTTCTAATAGTGCTTTCTGTTCGCTTTGCCGTTGCAAACGGTGAAAAGAAGTATCATATTCCTGTCATCAAG GCCAACTGGTTCAAAGCCGTCGAATTTTGCCACTCGCTCGGGATGCAGCTGGTCACGATCGATTCGCGGGAGGAAAACGACGCCCTGGCAAAGTTCATCCAAAGCACGGACAAGTTCAACGAGCTAAAGAATGAATTTTGGATCGGCGGGAGTGACCTGTCGGAGGAGGGCACCTTTTCGTGGCATGGGACGGGCAAGCTGGTGACGTACGCGAATTGGTCGGTAAACGAACCGAATAACTACCACGGGATCGAGGATTGCATGCAGCTGGTGTACACGCCGATGTATGGACAGTTGTGGACCTGGAACGATAATATTTGCAAGAAGGGCCACTTTTACTTCATCTGTGAGAGTGTGCCGAAAGAGTGTATTGAGGAGTTCAAATGA
- the LOC6052912 gene encoding uncharacterized protein F21D5.5 → MLLFLRFRNAAKFSQSQYLGQIRSKMDSKTLKECFIKPLTDRHPPIRIDTERKFIGRSPETQIQDPCCSRQQVCLKANLPGGFVLVKSLGSNPSVLNGKQLEKDLGYEAYDGDILELLPGNHQYTFEFKFEEKKVKPTKERKDSKKEERVKKQDSKKEEKRESHKRSLSKDEKRDEGESGEKKSKKRREERTGSSSSSASVEKVSNGGSSKKTLVPTKECKWEDLDGKQLYIYTSKDLVASEKVASYDMDGTLIKTKSGNVFPKTIDDWQIAFPEVPGKLKTLHKNGFKIVIFTNQAGISKGKLKIEEFRTKIEALQAKLNLPMQVFISTGKGKYRKPLTGMWDTLCQLKNDGVKVDKARSFYVGDAAGRPEVKKPVKRKKDHSCADRLMALNVGIPFLTPEAHFQNAKEADWVKPEFDPRVALEKRQQLDPPGSKLTSSQQEVIVMVGFPGSGKSHFARAQLESKGYVHINRDALGSWQKCVSLLDSTLKSGKRAVVDNTNPDVDSRKRFVELAKKRNVPCRCFVMGATYKQSRHNNVFRELTDRSHSSINDMVFNMYKSKYQEPALSEGFDEIVKVNFVPKFESEADEKLYKLYLLES, encoded by the exons atgttgttgtttttgcgcTTTCGAAACGCCGCCAAATTTTCACAATCCCAATACCTCGGCCAAATCCGCTCGAAAATGGACTCAAAAACGCTCAAAGAGTGCTTCATAAAGCCGCTGACGGACCGCCACCCGCCCATCCGGATCGACACCGAGCGCAAGTTCATCGGGCGAAGCCCGGAGACGCAGATCCAGGACCCGTGCTGCTCCCGGCAACAAG TTTGTTTGAAGGCCAATTTGCCCGGTGGTTTCGTGCTGGTCAAATCGCTCGGGTCGAATCCATCCGTGCTGAACGGGAAGCAGCTGGAGAAGGATTTGGGCTATGAGGCTTACGACGGGGACATTTTGGAGTTGCTGCCGGGGAATCACCAGTACACGTTTGAGTTCAAGTTTGAGGAGAAGAAGGTCAAGCCGACGAAGGAAAGGAAGGACTCGAAAAAAGAGGAGCGGGTGAAGAAGCAGGATTCTAAAAAGGAGGAAAAGCGAGAATCCCACAAGAGGAGCCTGTCCAAGGATGAGAAACGGGACGAAGGTGAGTCGGGGGAGAAGAAGTCGAAGAAGCGGAGGGAGGAGCGCACCGGAAGTAGTTCCAGTTCCGCCAGTGTTGAGAAGGTTAGCAACGGAGGCAGTTCGAAGAAGACGTTGGTGCCCACCAAAGAGTGCAAATGGGAAGATCTGGACGGGAAGCAGTTGTACATTTACACGAGCAAAGATTTGGTGGCGTCGGAGAAGGTTGCGTCGTATGACATGGACGGGACGCTGATAAAGACCAAATCGGGGAACGTGTTTCCGAAGACGATCGATGATTGGCAGATTGCCTTCCCCGAAGTGCCTGGCAAGTTGAAGACGTTGCACAAAAACGGGTTCAAGATTGTCATATTTACAAATCAAGCTGGAATCTCGAAGGGAAAGCTGAAGATCGAGGAGTTTCGAACGAAAATAGAAGCTCTCCAGGCGAAGCTTAACTTGCCGATGCAGGTCTTCATCTCTACTGGAAAGGGAAAGTACCGGAAGCCGCTGACCGGAATGTGGGACACGCTGTGCCAGCTGAAAAACGACGGAGTGAAGGTGGACAAGGCGCGCAGTTTTTACGTCGGTGACGCTGCCGGTCGACCGGAGGTGAAGAAGCCGGTGAAGCGAAAAAAGGACCATTCTTGCGCGGATCGGTTAATGGCGCTGAACGTTGGAATTCCTTTTCTCACGCCGGAGGCACACTTCCAGAACGCCAAGGAGGCTGACTGGGTCAAACCAGAGTTCGACCCGCGAGTTGCCCTCGAAAAACGTCAACAACTGGACCCACCGGGCAGCAAACTTACCTCTTCCCAGCAGGAAGTGATCGTAATGGTTGGTTTCCCGGGTTCCGGCAAGAGTCACTTCGCCCGGGCGCAACTCGAATCGAAGGGCTACGTTCACATCAACCGAGATGCGTTGGGGTCGTGGCAAAAGTGCGTCTCGCTGCTCGATAGTACGCTGAAGAGCGGAAAGCGAGCCGTCGTGGACAATACCAACCCGGACGTGGACAGCCGGAAGCGGTTTGTGGAGCTGGCGAAGAAGCGGAACGTGCCCTGTCGGTGCTTTGTCATGGGCGCCACCTACAAGCAGTCCCGACACAACAACGTGTTCCGCGAGTTGACGGATCGATCGCATTCGTCGATCAACGACATGGTGTTCAATATGTACAA ATCGAAATATCAAGAACCTGCCCTCTCGGAAGGATTCGACGAGATAGTCAAGGTAAATTTCGTTCCCAAATTCGAGTCAGAAGCTGACGAAAAGCTGTACAAGCTGTATCTGTTGGAGAGTTAA
- the LOC119767488 gene encoding low affinity immunoglobulin epsilon Fc receptor-like: MWSKTGLGVFVAVNLILLASCANKTYHIPSIRANWFKANEFCSSLRMRLVTIKSAAENNALAEFIRSTDKFSEDKCIFWIGGSDLADEGTFIWTGTGERVTYTNWHHGEPNDANGEEDCLLMAYVPAWKFFWHWNDIPCTDQSLYFVCEEVPCDCVAPF; this comes from the exons ATGTGGTCGAAAACAGGTCTCGGAGTATTCGTGgcagtaaatttaattttattagctTCATGTGCCAACAAAACCTACCACATTCCGAGTATTCGC GCAAATTGGTTCAAGGCGAACGAATTCTGCAGCTCGCTGCGAATGCGGCTGGTCACGATAAAATCCGCTGCCGAAAACAACGCCCTCGCCGAGTTTATCCGCTCGACGGACAAGTTCTCCGAGGACAAATGCATCTTCTGGATCGGCGGCAGCGACCTGGCCGATGAGGGCACGTTCATCTGGACGGGGACGGGAGAACGTGTGACGTACACCAACTGGCACCACGGCGAACCGAATGACGCAAACGGGGAGGAGGATTGCCTGCTGATGGCGTACGTTCCGGCCTGGAAGTTCTTTTGGCACTGGAACGATATCCCATGCACGGACCAGTCGCTGTACTTTGTGTGCGAGGAGGTGCCGTGCGATTGTGTGGCGCCGTtttag
- the LOC119766215 gene encoding perlucin-like yields the protein MLQAKHTLTLKATLILLLIVQHVSPNYVKKYQIPNIRANWFKAVEFCHSIGMQLATIDSRADSETLISFIKSTDKFNEQACAFWLGGSDLSEEGTFSWQGTGKLVTYTNWSPGEPNNTNGTEDCIQLVYIPRFEQRWTWNDNACKRGYMYFVCESLPQNCIQEFK from the exons ATGTTGCAGGCTAAGCATACGCTAACTTTAAAAGCTACTCTCATATTGCTTTTAATCGTTCAGCATGTGTCCCCAAATTacgtgaaaaaatatcaaatcccCAACATTAGG GCAAATTGGTTCAAAGCGGTCGAGTTTTGCCACTCGATCGGGATGCAACTGGCCACAATAGACTCCCGCGCGGACAGTGAGACCCTAATCAGTTTCATCAAAAGCACGGACAAGTTCAACGAGCAAGCGTGTGCGTTCTGGCTCGGCGGGAGTGACCTATCGGAAGAGGGCACCTTTTCGTGGCAGGGCACGGGAAAGCTGGTCACGTACACGAACTGGTCCCCGGGAGAGCCGAACAACACCAACGGCACCGAGGACTGCATCCAGCTGGTGTACATTCCGCGGTTCGAGCAACGGTGGACCTGGAACGACAATGCGTGCAAGCGAGGCTACATGTACTTTGTCTGCGAGAGTCTGCCACAAAATTGTATTCAGGAGTTCAAATAA